The DNA window TCTTACTATTTGTTCATACCTACAAATGTTGTATGTTATGTTTATTAACCCAATTATTCCTGTAGCCCTTAATATTCCCACACTTCGTATACGTAACCCTTGCATACTTTGTTCCATAAAGCCAAATACATGTTCTATACCTGACGTAACTTTTGACTTTTTTCTATTCTCTTCTTCTGTTAATGGCTTGTTTCTATACCCTTTTTTACATACTTTATGTATCATCTCGCTTTTTTTAATTATTTCATCCTGCT is part of the Chitinophagaceae bacterium genome and encodes:
- a CDS encoding transposase, producing the protein QDEIIKKSEMIHKVCKKGYRNKPLTEEENRKKSKVTSGIEHVFGFMEQSMQGLRIRSVGILRATGIIGLINITYNICRYEQIVRLGII